A single Cryomorphaceae bacterium DNA region contains:
- a CDS encoding FAD-dependent monooxygenase, which yields MGQKINISGAGLVGSLLSIYLKDRGHDVNIYERRPDMRATDISAGKSINLAMSDRGWKGLEGAGIADDVRDVAIPMYKRVMHAKDGTLTDQAYGKEGQAIYSVSRGGLNARLMDLAEKKGVKLHFNQKCTNVDLDTSTAHFESYETGERSIVEGDALFGTDGAFSAVRAVMQKTDRFSYEQQYIEHGYKELNIEPNEDGTHKLEKNALHIWPRGHYMLIALPNTDGSFTCTLFFPYEGDPSFDTLNTKDEVRAFFEEQFADVIPLMPDYADQYFENPTASLVIIRCFPWSRNGKVCLMGDASHAIVPFYGQGMNSGFEDCSVFAELLDIHGDDWAKVFPKFEASRKPNADAIADLAMRNFVEMRDLTGDPEFLLQKQIEARFYAKYPEKWMPLYSMVTFSHIPYSEALAEGKRQDKIMAQIMAMPAIHRMWDTIEVEEKMLELLEEYA from the coding sequence ATGGGTCAGAAGATCAATATTAGCGGAGCCGGCTTGGTCGGATCTCTATTGTCTATTTACCTCAAAGACCGCGGTCACGATGTGAACATCTACGAACGTCGGCCCGATATGCGAGCAACGGACATTTCTGCCGGAAAGTCCATCAACTTGGCCATGAGTGATCGAGGTTGGAAGGGACTAGAGGGTGCCGGAATCGCGGATGACGTGCGCGATGTGGCCATTCCCATGTACAAGCGTGTCATGCACGCCAAGGATGGAACCTTGACGGACCAAGCCTACGGGAAGGAAGGCCAGGCGATTTACAGTGTATCGCGCGGTGGGTTGAATGCCCGCCTTATGGACCTCGCGGAAAAGAAAGGAGTCAAACTCCACTTCAACCAGAAGTGCACCAATGTAGATTTAGATACTTCGACGGCGCATTTTGAATCCTACGAAACAGGAGAGCGCTCCATCGTTGAAGGGGATGCCCTCTTTGGAACAGATGGAGCATTTTCAGCGGTGCGCGCTGTGATGCAGAAAACCGATCGCTTTTCGTACGAACAGCAGTACATCGAACACGGCTATAAGGAGCTGAACATTGAACCCAATGAGGACGGTACCCACAAGCTGGAAAAGAACGCCTTGCACATCTGGCCGCGGGGGCATTACATGCTCATCGCGCTTCCCAATACGGACGGAAGCTTCACGTGTACGCTCTTCTTCCCGTACGAAGGAGACCCCAGCTTTGATACGCTGAATACCAAGGATGAGGTGCGTGCCTTTTTCGAGGAACAGTTTGCAGACGTCATTCCCTTGATGCCAGACTACGCCGATCAGTATTTTGAGAATCCAACAGCGAGCTTGGTCATCATTCGCTGCTTCCCTTGGAGTCGCAACGGAAAAGTATGTTTGATGGGAGATGCTTCGCATGCCATCGTACCGTTTTACGGGCAGGGGATGAACAGTGGTTTTGAAGATTGCTCCGTTTTTGCCGAACTCTTGGATATTCACGGTGATGATTGGGCCAAGGTCTTTCCGAAATTTGAAGCCTCGCGCAAACCTAATGCAGATGCTATTGCGGATTTGGCTATGCGCAACTTTGTCGAGATGCGCGACTTGACGGGTGACCCAGAATTCTTGCTTCAGAAGCAAATCGAGGCGCGGTTCTACGCCAAGTATCCGGAAAAGTGGATGCCGCTATATTCCATGGTCACCTTTAGCCATATTCCATATTCCGAGGCCTTAGCAGAAGGAAAGCGTCAAGACAAGATCATGGCGCAAATTATGGCCATGCCCGCCATCCATCGAATGTGGGACACCATTGAGGTGGAAGAGAAGATGCTCGAACTCTTAGAAGAGTACGCTTAA
- a CDS encoding T9SS type A sorting domain-containing protein: MKRLLLSFVALSFFFSAYGQISHKRIKVAPTKVVRVNPMAERVDYSPQLITLEKPTPGKQVSPKELAKIKANARFGTHKSSGQSLTDTADRPILIKEWAANSADGVPNDNSGAVSKNGYMITVLNSRIRCHDLEGDSTLWQSSLGSFCVDLGFGNAKYDPRVVYDPDADRFIAVWLNGFTYQTSQVIIAVSASPDPSDDWLLYSLPGNPLENDTWSDYPHISLSTHDLYITFNTFFNGSSNNSGYVESTFWQVPLQQMYDGTLTESNYYYDLEYGNQPMFNHTGVQGGSELYGPDFYLLNTRNLDPQNDTVFLVHVTDHGLGDPDLEIIPVVMENPYGLPPEARQEGSPTFDTNDGRVQDAFMENDQIQFVLNTRDFTNNSAGIYHGGIKNISTGSYETWANVISRDTIDLAYSSLTYTGKSFLENDAMLTFLYSGETQYASFGAIYYDNAGKYSRITPILKGNGVVNVLTSINERWGDYTGAQRDYSNPGAVWATGSYGRSGFGKVTGTRAGHLHAPTIDLPPTIPDETFEGILFPNPSADHFYIEFVLASAQMLTFEIVSVNGQFSDVLLKRQTPIGAHRFSFDTAHLPAGHYVLVVKGSNGDQIKRERVIIME; the protein is encoded by the coding sequence ATGAAAAGACTTCTTCTCTCGTTTGTCGCTTTGAGTTTCTTTTTTTCGGCCTACGGCCAGATTAGCCATAAACGCATTAAAGTGGCCCCGACCAAGGTCGTTCGCGTCAATCCCATGGCCGAACGGGTCGATTATTCGCCCCAACTCATCACCCTTGAAAAGCCTACTCCTGGGAAGCAAGTCAGCCCTAAAGAATTGGCCAAGATCAAGGCGAACGCGCGCTTTGGGACGCACAAATCTTCCGGGCAATCGCTGACCGATACCGCGGACCGACCGATCCTGATCAAGGAGTGGGCCGCCAACTCTGCGGACGGCGTGCCCAATGACAACTCCGGCGCCGTATCCAAAAATGGATACATGATTACCGTGTTGAACTCGCGGATTCGCTGTCACGATTTAGAAGGAGACAGCACTTTATGGCAAAGCTCATTGGGTTCATTCTGTGTTGATCTCGGTTTCGGAAACGCGAAGTACGACCCAAGGGTGGTCTATGACCCAGACGCCGATCGCTTTATTGCCGTTTGGCTCAATGGATTCACCTATCAAACCAGCCAAGTCATTATTGCGGTTAGTGCAAGCCCGGACCCATCGGATGACTGGCTTCTCTATTCTTTACCGGGCAATCCACTGGAAAACGACACTTGGAGCGATTACCCGCACATTTCCTTGTCGACACACGATCTGTACATCACCTTCAACACCTTCTTCAATGGCTCATCCAACAACAGTGGATATGTAGAATCTACATTTTGGCAAGTGCCATTGCAACAGATGTACGACGGAACGTTGACAGAAAGCAACTATTACTACGATCTCGAATACGGCAATCAGCCCATGTTTAACCACACCGGAGTCCAAGGCGGCTCTGAGCTCTACGGCCCGGACTTCTATCTTTTGAACACGCGTAACCTAGACCCTCAGAACGACACCGTATTCTTGGTGCATGTGACTGACCACGGCCTTGGCGATCCCGATCTTGAGATCATTCCCGTGGTCATGGAAAATCCGTACGGTCTTCCTCCTGAAGCGCGACAAGAAGGTTCTCCTACTTTTGACACCAATGACGGCCGCGTCCAAGACGCCTTCATGGAGAACGATCAAATCCAGTTTGTTCTGAATACACGAGATTTCACCAACAACAGCGCGGGAATCTACCATGGCGGAATCAAAAATATCTCCACCGGATCGTATGAAACTTGGGCCAATGTGATCTCTCGAGACACCATTGATTTGGCTTACTCCAGTTTGACCTATACCGGAAAGAGCTTCTTGGAAAACGATGCCATGCTTACTTTTCTCTACAGCGGAGAAACTCAGTACGCCAGCTTCGGAGCCATCTACTACGACAACGCCGGAAAGTACAGCCGAATCACACCCATTTTGAAAGGAAATGGTGTAGTCAATGTCTTGACCAGCATCAACGAACGCTGGGGAGACTATACAGGTGCTCAAAGGGATTACAGCAATCCAGGAGCCGTGTGGGCTACGGGAAGTTATGGGCGTTCTGGATTTGGGAAGGTCACGGGAACCAGAGCCGGACATTTACACGCACCGACCATTGACCTTCCTCCGACAATTCCCGATGAGACGTTTGAAGGAATTCTATTCCCAAACCCCAGCGCGGACCACTTCTATATTGAATTCGTATTGGCTTCGGCGCAGATGCTGACCTTCGAAATTGTAAGCGTGAATGGACAGTTTTCGGACGTGCTTCTAAAGCGACAAACACCCATTGGAGCGCATCGCTTTTCGTTCGATACGGCTCATCTACCTGCCGGTCACTACGTACTAGTGGTCAAGGGCAGCAATGGGGATCAGATCAAGCGCGAGCGCGTGATCATCATGGAATAA